From the genome of Danio rerio strain Tuebingen ecotype United States chromosome 2, GRCz12tu, whole genome shotgun sequence, one region includes:
- the ftr34 gene encoding E3 ubiquitin/ISG15 ligase TRIM25 codes for MAESSLSLAHHFSCSVCLDLLKDPVSIPCGHSYCMSCITDCWNQEDQKRVYSCPQCRQTFSPRPALAKNTMLAEVLEKLQKSKLQAAGPAQSPAASGDVECDVCTGAKNRAVKSCLVCLNSYCHTHFQRHQEIHPGNQHKVTEATHKLQEMICPQHEKPLEIFCRTDHCCICYLCMVDQHKHHDTVSAAAERTEQESRLRETQSRFQQRLQERQKELEELREAVESHKRSAQAAVDHTERIFTQLICWIERSRSELTQMIRDGEKTAVSGAEERLERLEQEINDLRRRNAELEQLSHTEDHIHFLQSLQSLSVPPGSTDSSSFFISSQLSFDQLAESVSRLRDKLQQFCTEEMKTISSRVSSISIIPAPEAQTHEQFLQYSQQFTLDPNTAHNRLVLSEGNTAVENNWSVQPYPDHPDRFDGYSQVLCRESVCGRSYWELEWSGNGVEISVSYKSISRKGSGNECLFGRNDQSWSLCCSPLSLSFYHNNINTKLPKPSVSSSRIGVYVDHSAGTLSFYSVSDTTMSLIHTLHTTFTHTLYPGFYVNYSSRLKLCDLTV; via the exons ATGGCAGAATCCAGTCTTTCTTTGGCTCATCATTTCAGCTGTTCGGTGTGTCTGGATCTCCTGAAGGATCCAGTCTCCATTCCCTGTGGACACAGTTACTGTATGAGCTGCATCACAGACTGCTGGAATCAGGAGGATCAGAAGAGAGTCTACAGCTGCCCTCAGTGCAGACAGACCTTCAGCCCCAGACCCGCTTTAGCTAAAAACACCATGCTGGCTGAAGTGCTGGAGAAACTGCAGAAGAGCAAACTACAAGCTGCTGGTCCTGCTCAGAGTCCCGCTGCATCTGGAGATGTGGAGTGTGACGTCTGTACTGGAGCCAAAAACAGAGCCGTCAAGTCCTGTCTGGTGTGTCTGAACTCTTACTGTCACACTCATTTTCAGCGACATCAAGAAATTCACCCAGGAAATCAACACAAAGTGACTGAAGCCACTCATAAACTGCAGGAGATGATCTGTCCTCAACATGAGAAACCCCTGGAGATCTTCTGCCGCACTGATCACTGCTGTATTTGTTATCTGTGTATGGTGGATCAACACAAACACCATGACACTGTTTCAGCTGCTGCAGAGAGGACTGAACAAGAG AGTCGGCTGAGGGAAACCCAGAGCAGATTCCAGCAGAGACTCCAGGAGAGACAGAAGGAGCTGGAGGAGCTGAGAGAGGCTGTGGAGTCTCACAAG cGCTCTGCACAGGCCGCAGTGGACCACACCGAGAGGATCTTCACTCAGCTCATCTGCTGGATTGAGAGAAGCCGCTCGGAGCTCACGCAGATGATCAGAGATGGAGAAAAGACTGCAGTGAGTGGAGCTGAAGAACGACTGGAGCGACTGGAGCAGGAGATCAATGATCTGAGGAGGAGAAACGCTGAGCTGGAGCAGCTTTCACACACAGAAGATCACATCCATTTCCTCCAG agtttgcagtCTCTCTCTGTCCCTCCTGGATCTACAGACTCATCCAGCTTTTTTATCAGCTCACAGCTCTCTTTTGATCAACTTGCTGAATCTGTGTCTCGTCTGAGAGACAAACTGCAGCAGTTCTGCACTGAGGAGATGAAGACCATATCTAGCAGAG TGAGCAGCATTAGCATCATTCCCGCTCCTGAAGCACAGACCCATGAGCAGTTCCTCCAGT ATTCTCAACAGTTCACTTTGGATCCAAACACAGCGCATAACAGGCTGGTTCTGTCTGAAGGAAACACAGCGGTGGAAAATAACTGGTCAGtccagccgtatcctgatcatccagacagatttgatggttATTCTCAGGTGTTGtgtagagagagtgtgtgtggacgctctTACTGGGAGCTGGAGTGGAGCGGTAATGGTGTAgaaatatcagtgtcatataagagcatcagcagGAAGGGTTCGGGTAATGAGTGTCTGTTTGGACGCAAtgatcagtcctggagtttgtgcTGCTCTCCTCTCAGTTTATCATTCtatcataataatataaacacTAAACTCCCTAAACCCTCCGTCAGCTCCTCTAGAATAGGAGTgtatgtggatcacagtgcaggaactctgtccTTCTACAGCGTCTCTGACACAACAATGAGCCTCATACACACACTCcacaccacattcacacacacactctatcctGGATTCTATGTTAATTATTCTTCAAGACTGAAGCTCTGTGATCTGACAGTGTAG
- the ftr35 gene encoding tripartite motif-containing protein 16 — protein sequence MAESSLSLAHHFSCSVCLDLLKDPVSIPCGHNYCMSCITDCWNQEDQKRVYSCPQCRQTFSPRPALAKNTMLAEVLEKLQKSKLQAAGPAQSPAASGDVECDVCTGAKNRAVKSCLVCLNSYCHTHFQRHQEIHPGNRHKVTEATHKLQEMICPQHEKPLEIFCRTDHCCICYLCLLDQHKHHDTVSAAAERTEQESRLRETQSRFQQRLQERQKELEELREAVESHKRSAQAAVDHTERIFTQLICWIERSRSELTQMIRDGEKTAVSGAEERLERLEQEINDLRRRNAELEQLSHTEDHIHFLQSLQSLSVPPGSTDSSSFISSSQLAFDQLAESVSRLRDKLQQFCTEEIEMISSRVSSISIITAPEPQTREQFLQYSQQFTLDPNTAHKYLVLSEGNTAVEDKDSVQPYPDHPDRFDGWRQVLCRESVCGRSYWELEWSGDGVYLSVSYKSISRKGSGNECGFGHNDQSWSLCCSDYSFSFRHNNIKTKLPKPSVSSSRIGVYVDHSAGTLSFYSVSDTTMSLMHTLHTTFTHTLYPGFCVYYSSRLKLCDLTV from the exons ATGGCAGAATCCAGTCTTTCTTTGGCTCATCATTTCAGCTGTTCGGTGTGTCTGGATCTCCTGAAGGATCCAGTCTCCATTCCCTGTGGACACAATTACTGTATGAGCTGCATCACAGACTGCTGGAATCAGGAGGATCAGAAGAGAGTCTACAGCTGCCCTCAGTGCAGACAGACCTTCAGCCCCAGACCCGCTTTAGCTAAAAACACCATGCTGGCTGAAGTGCTGGAGAAACTGCAGAAGAGCAAACTACAAGCTGCTGGTCCTGCTCAGAGTCCCGCTGCATCTGGAGATGTGGAGTGTGACGTCTGTACTGGAGCCAAAAACAGAGCCGTCAAGTCCTGTCTGGTGTGTCTGAACTCTTACTGTCACACTCATTTTCAGCGCCATCAAGAAATTCACCCAGGAAATCGACACAAAGTGACTGAAGCCACTCATAAACTGCAGGAGATGATCTGTCCTCAACATGAGAAACCCCTGGAGATCTTCTGCCGCACTGATCACTGCTGTATTTGTTATCTGTGTTTGCTGGATCAACACAAACACCATGACACTGTTTCAGCTGCAGCAGAGAGGACTGAACAAGAG AGTCGGCTGAGGGAAACCCAGAGCAGATTCCAGCAGAGACTCCAGGAGAGACAGAAGGAGCTGGAGGAGCTGAGAGAGGCTGTGGAGTCTCACAAG cgcTCTGCACAGGCCGCAGTGGACCACACCGAGAGGATCTTCACTCAGCTCATCTGCTGGATTGAGAGAAGCCGCTCGGAGCTCACGCAGATGATCAGAGATGGAGAAAAGACTGCAGTGAGTGGAGCTGAAGAACGACTGGAGCGACTGGAGCAGGAGATCAATGATCTGAGGAGGAGAAACGCTGAGCTGGAGCAGCTTTCACACACAGAAGATCACATCCATTTCCTCCAG agtttgcagtCTCTCTCTGTCCCTCCTGGATCTACAGACTCATCCAGCTTTATTAGCAGCTCGCAGCTCGCTTTTGATCAACTTGCTGAATCTGTGTCTCGTCTGAGAGACAAACTGCAGCAGTTCTGCACTGAGGAGATAGAAATGATATCTAGTCGAG TGAGCAGCATTAGCATCATTACCGCTCCTGAACCACAGACCCGTGAGCAGTTCCTCCAGT ATTCTCAACAGTTCACTTTGGATCCAAACACAGCGCATAAATATCTGGTTCTGTCTGAAGGAAACACAGCGGTGGAGGATAAAGATTCAGtccagccgtatcctgatcatccagacagatttgatggttGGCGTCAGGTGTTGtgtagagagagtgtgtgtggacgctctTACTGGGAGCTGGAGTGGAGCGGTGATGGTGTGTAtttatcagtgtcatataagagtaTCAGCAGGAAGGGTTCGGGTAATGAGTGTGGATTTGGACACAAtgatcagtcctggagtttgtgcTGCTCTGATTACAGTTTCTCATTCAGGCATAACAATATAAAGACTAAACTCCCTAAACCCTCCGTCAGCTCCTCTAGAATAGGAGTgtatgtggatcacagtgcaggaactctgtccTTCTACAGCGTCTCTGACACAACAATGAGCCTCATGCACACACTCcacaccacattcacacacacactctatcctGGATTCTGTGTTTATTATTCTTCAAGACTGAAGCTCTGTGATCTGACAGTGTAG